From a single Flavobacteriales bacterium genomic region:
- a CDS encoding cytochrome c — translation MLMVSCGEDSGPKTPPGTDAAPSASSDAAPAAQLITAADLNLGDIDPALVEKGKTTYDVKCQACHSLGENRVVGPGWKGIITKREPAWIMNMIVHTEAMLETDPEAQKMLEECLVRMPNQNLSHDDAREILEYMRTL, via the coding sequence ATGTTGATGGTTTCATGCGGCGAAGATAGTGGACCAAAAACTCCTCCCGGTACCGACGCGGCTCCGAGCGCAAGCTCCGATGCTGCCCCAGCAGCACAGTTAATAACGGCGGCCGATCTCAATTTGGGTGATATTGACCCTGCATTGGTGGAAAAAGGAAAGACCACTTATGATGTGAAGTGCCAAGCCTGCCACAGCCTCGGCGAGAACCGTGTTGTGGGTCCCGGATGGAAAGGCATTATCACGAAGCGCGAACCAGCATGGATCATGAACATGATCGTACATACCGAAGCCATGTTGGAAACCGATCCAGAAGCTCAAAAGATGCTCGAAGAATGTTTGGTACGTATGCCGAACCAGAATTTGAGCCACGACGATGCCCGCGAGATCCTTGAATACATGCGCACCCTTTGA